In a single window of the Thermodesulfobacteriota bacterium genome:
- the rodA gene encoding rod shape-determining protein RodA has translation MSGPSKLARMDWPLLFIAILLCGIGLVNVYSGTRVHGGAASALFAKQFLWIALGLGVFFATYYLSDGFIEEATPGYAILILVLLVIVLAVGQIRGGAQRWISLGGFNLQPSEFAKIGVVLMLARYYSSKYQYGGIGLADTLPAIGMVLVPFLLVALQPDLGTAGVLLFILAGMSVIACVKGWLLGLFAFLGSAAIPALWYFMKDYQRQRVITFLDPERDPLGAGYHVIQSKIAVGSGGILGKGYLQGTQGALRFLPEKHTDFAFAVFSEEWGFLGSALLLLLFALLVRRLFHLAIRSQDRFASFACGGVAVYFLTHTVINLAMVCGLFPVVGIPLPFVSYGGSSMLTNMLALGMVANLSRSRFTFQGGGTRGQELSS, from the coding sequence ATGAGCGGACCCTCGAAGCTCGCGCGCATGGACTGGCCGCTGCTCTTCATCGCGATCCTGTTGTGCGGGATCGGGCTGGTGAACGTCTACAGCGGGACGCGGGTCCACGGCGGCGCGGCCTCCGCCCTGTTCGCGAAGCAGTTCCTCTGGATCGCCCTCGGCCTGGGAGTGTTCTTCGCCACCTACTACCTGAGCGACGGCTTCATCGAGGAGGCGACGCCCGGGTACGCGATCCTCATCCTCGTCCTGCTCGTGATCGTCCTCGCCGTCGGGCAGATCCGCGGGGGGGCTCAGCGGTGGATCTCCCTCGGGGGGTTCAACCTGCAGCCCTCGGAGTTCGCGAAGATCGGCGTCGTCCTCATGTTGGCGCGCTATTACTCTTCGAAGTATCAGTACGGGGGCATCGGGCTGGCGGATACGCTTCCCGCCATCGGTATGGTCCTCGTCCCGTTCCTCCTCGTTGCGCTGCAGCCGGATCTGGGAACCGCCGGGGTGCTTCTTTTCATCCTCGCCGGGATGTCGGTCATCGCGTGCGTGAAGGGGTGGCTCCTCGGACTGTTCGCTTTCCTCGGGTCGGCGGCGATCCCCGCCCTGTGGTATTTCATGAAGGATTATCAGCGGCAGCGGGTGATCACGTTCCTCGACCCCGAGCGGGACCCGCTCGGGGCGGGATACCACGTCATCCAGTCGAAGATCGCGGTCGGCTCCGGGGGGATTCTTGGGAAGGGCTACCTCCAGGGGACCCAGGGGGCGCTGCGGTTCCTCCCCGAGAAGCACACGGACTTCGCCTTCGCGGTCTTCTCGGAGGAATGGGGTTTCCTCGGCTCGGCGCTGCTCCTGCTGCTCTTCGCGCTGCTGGTCCGCCGGCTGTTCCACCTCGCCATCCGTTCCCAGGACCGCTTCGCCTCCTTCGCGTGCGGGGGAGTCGCGGTGTATTTCCTCACGCACACGGTCATCAATCTCGCGATGGTGTGCGGCCTGTTCCCGGTGGTGGGGATCCCGCTTCCGTTCGTAAGCTACGGCGGATCGTCGATGCTGACGAACATGCTCGCTCTCGGGATGGTGGCGAACCTCTCCCGGTCGCGCTTCACGTTCCAGGGGGGAGGGACGAGGGGGCAGGAGCTCTCTTCCTGA
- the trxA gene encoding thioredoxin encodes MAGNILELTNENFKSTVDGQTPVLVDFWAPWCGPCRVIAPILEEVAKEFAGKAQVAKVNVDEAPEIASRFGVRGIPTLILFKGGEIKGQMVGVNPKSNIVSLLQKNL; translated from the coding sequence ATGGCGGGAAACATCCTCGAGCTTACCAATGAGAATTTCAAATCGACGGTGGACGGCCAGACGCCCGTGCTCGTGGACTTCTGGGCGCCCTGGTGCGGCCCGTGCCGGGTGATCGCCCCGATCCTCGAGGAGGTGGCCAAGGAATTCGCGGGAAAGGCGCAGGTCGCGAAAGTCAACGTGGACGAAGCACCCGAGATCGCATCCCGGTTCGGCGTGCGGGGAATCCCCACGCTCATCCTGTTCAAGGGCGGAGAGATCAAGGGACAGATGGTCGGCGTGAATCCGAAATCCAACATCGTATCCCTGCTGCAGAAGAACCTTTGA
- a CDS encoding CoA-binding protein, with protein sequence MDDRIEKILSETRTIAVVGLSGNPGRPSHGVAEFLQGRGYRIIPVNPTIREALGEKSYGSLSEIPGKVDLVDVFRRSEEAPAVAEEAVRIGARFFWMQEGVVSARACDILDAAGIPWVMDRCVKKELVKRGK encoded by the coding sequence GTGGACGACCGGATCGAGAAAATCCTGTCCGAAACCAGGACGATAGCGGTTGTCGGACTCTCCGGGAATCCCGGGCGCCCAAGCCACGGCGTGGCGGAATTCCTTCAAGGGCGGGGGTACCGGATCATCCCGGTCAACCCTACGATCCGGGAAGCGCTCGGCGAAAAATCGTACGGATCGCTCTCGGAGATCCCCGGAAAGGTCGACCTTGTCGATGTGTTCCGCCGGTCCGAAGAGGCGCCGGCCGTCGCGGAAGAGGCGGTCCGGATCGGCGCCAGGTTCTTCTGGATGCAGGAAGGGGTCGTAAGCGCCCGCGCCTGCGACATCCTCGACGCCGCAGGGATCCCGTGGGTCATGGACCGTTGCGTGAAAAAAGAGCTCGTAAAACGCGGAAAATAA
- a CDS encoding D-sedoheptulose 7-phosphate isomerase, with amino-acid sequence MKETVARSLKEGAELRLKMAETMGECIFAAAEAIAEAFKAGRKLLLFGNGGSAADAQHIAAEFMNRFLIERPPLPAVALTTDTSVLTSIANDYAFEEIFSKQVKALGKKGDVAFGITTSGSSANVLKALRAAKKLGMTTIALTGESGKAAALADIALQVPSRNVARIQEAHNVIGHILCELTDTLLFKDVGKR; translated from the coding sequence GTGAAGGAAACGGTCGCAAGGTCGCTGAAGGAAGGCGCGGAGCTTCGCCTGAAGATGGCGGAGACGATGGGGGAGTGCATCTTCGCGGCGGCGGAGGCCATCGCGGAGGCGTTCAAGGCGGGGCGCAAGCTCCTCCTGTTCGGCAACGGCGGAAGCGCGGCGGACGCGCAGCACATCGCGGCGGAGTTCATGAACCGTTTCCTCATCGAAAGGCCGCCGCTGCCGGCGGTCGCGCTGACCACGGACACCTCCGTCCTGACCAGCATCGCCAACGATTACGCCTTCGAGGAGATCTTCAGCAAGCAGGTGAAGGCGCTGGGGAAGAAAGGGGACGTGGCCTTCGGGATCACGACCAGCGGCTCCTCCGCGAACGTGCTGAAGGCGCTCCGCGCCGCGAAAAAGCTCGGCATGACCACCATCGCCCTGACGGGGGAGTCGGGGAAGGCCGCCGCCCTCGCGGACATCGCGCTCCAGGTGCCTTCCCGAAACGTCGCGCGGATCCAGGAGGCGCACAACGTGATCGGCCACATTCTCTGCGAGCTGACGGATACGCTGCTGTTCAAGGACGTGGGGAAGCGGTGA
- a CDS encoding metal-dependent hydrolase: MAPVRIRWMGHSGFTIRDGKTVLIDPWFEGNPKAPGDAVSTGTADLILLTHDHFDHVGDAVALAKRTGALIVAIHELCGDMKAKGVPPEQLLHGGIGMNVGGTVEALGFSITMTEAHHSSTLGSPVGYILRTPSGKTVYHSGDTAIFASMTLLGELYPIDVAMLPIGSVFTMDYRQAAKACALLKAKAVVPMHYGTFPIIEPNADRFVAELAKVSPGTRPIVLAPGEETEV; this comes from the coding sequence ATGGCCCCGGTGCGGATTCGCTGGATGGGACACTCCGGTTTCACGATCCGGGACGGAAAGACGGTGCTTATCGATCCCTGGTTCGAAGGGAACCCCAAGGCCCCGGGCGATGCCGTATCGACCGGAACGGCGGACCTGATCCTCCTTACCCACGATCATTTCGACCACGTGGGAGACGCCGTCGCCCTGGCGAAGCGGACAGGCGCCCTCATCGTGGCGATCCACGAGCTCTGCGGGGACATGAAGGCGAAGGGCGTCCCCCCCGAGCAGCTTCTGCACGGAGGGATCGGCATGAACGTCGGGGGGACCGTGGAGGCGCTCGGATTCTCGATCACCATGACGGAGGCGCACCACTCCTCCACGCTGGGAAGCCCTGTCGGCTACATCCTCCGGACTCCTTCGGGTAAGACGGTCTACCATTCGGGGGATACCGCGATCTTCGCGAGCATGACGCTGCTCGGCGAACTGTACCCCATCGACGTCGCCATGCTTCCGATCGGCTCCGTGTTCACGATGGATTACCGCCAGGCGGCGAAGGCGTGCGCCCTCCTGAAGGCGAAGGCGGTCGTCCCGATGCATTACGGGACGTTCCCGATCATCGAGCCCAACGCGGACCGCTTCGTCGCGGAGCTCGCGAAGGTGTCGCCGGGGACCCGGCCGATCGTCCTCGCGCCGGGGGAGGAAACGGAGGTTTAG
- a CDS encoding FAD-dependent oxidoreductase: MFPEGKVWDVAIVGAGPGGLFAAGTLAGKTSVLVLDEKGRTGGAGAMTDGKLNLSPHIGLDLAELRMEEDEARERIEAIDAVFLQYGADPTVYGEDRERIGSWLDRVSWARRRTPKGEWDITLLPARQRHMGTDRAYRVVAAITESLASRGVEFSLNTHVEDVSLRGGGPFVLATTKGEFRARYVVAAPGRDGAYWFRSAARRLGVETRYGAIDIGCRVEVASPVYEEITKVLYDPKFLFVTPTHGDRTRTFCTNPGGRVRIETRDGFRLVNGDALKARKTANTNFAILNTVSMTEPLQDTTEMGRKVAEFANFWGGGESLVVQRWGDLMQGRRSRSDTFRSPAMEYDKMTPTLAPGNGVTPGDISFAYPGRIVDNLRESLILLSRVIPGVAHPSTTIYVPEIKFYDTKYATDKNLETNVANLFVAGDGVGKSRGIIGAALNGCLAAEGILRKEGKG; encoded by the coding sequence ATGTTTCCTGAAGGGAAGGTCTGGGACGTCGCCATCGTCGGCGCCGGGCCCGGAGGCCTGTTCGCGGCCGGGACGCTGGCCGGCAAGACGTCCGTGCTGGTCCTCGACGAGAAGGGGCGCACCGGCGGTGCGGGGGCGATGACCGACGGCAAGCTGAACCTGTCGCCGCACATCGGGCTGGACCTTGCGGAGCTTCGGATGGAGGAGGACGAGGCGCGGGAGCGGATCGAGGCGATCGACGCGGTCTTCCTCCAATACGGGGCCGATCCCACGGTCTACGGAGAGGATCGCGAGCGGATCGGGAGCTGGCTCGACCGCGTCTCGTGGGCCCGTCGCCGGACTCCGAAGGGGGAGTGGGACATCACGCTCCTTCCCGCCCGGCAGCGCCACATGGGGACCGACCGGGCCTACCGGGTGGTCGCCGCGATCACCGAATCGCTCGCGTCCCGGGGCGTGGAGTTCTCCCTGAACACGCACGTCGAGGACGTTTCGCTGCGCGGCGGCGGACCGTTCGTCCTCGCCACGACAAAGGGGGAGTTCCGCGCCCGGTACGTGGTGGCCGCCCCCGGGAGGGACGGCGCCTACTGGTTCCGCTCCGCTGCCCGCCGGCTCGGGGTGGAGACGAGGTACGGCGCGATCGACATCGGGTGCCGCGTGGAGGTGGCCTCGCCCGTCTACGAAGAGATCACGAAGGTACTCTACGACCCGAAGTTCCTCTTCGTCACGCCCACCCACGGCGACCGGACGCGGACCTTCTGCACGAACCCGGGCGGCCGCGTGCGGATCGAGACGCGCGACGGGTTCCGGCTGGTCAACGGCGACGCGCTGAAGGCGAGGAAAACCGCGAACACGAACTTCGCGATCCTGAACACCGTCTCGATGACCGAGCCGCTCCAGGACACGACGGAGATGGGGCGGAAGGTGGCCGAGTTCGCCAATTTCTGGGGAGGCGGGGAAAGCCTGGTGGTGCAGCGCTGGGGCGACCTGATGCAGGGGCGCCGCTCCCGCTCAGACACGTTCCGATCGCCCGCGATGGAATACGACAAGATGACGCCGACGCTCGCCCCGGGCAACGGGGTGACGCCGGGAGACATCTCCTTCGCCTACCCGGGGAGGATCGTGGACAATCTCCGCGAGAGCCTGATCCTGCTTTCCCGGGTGATCCCCGGCGTCGCGCATCCCTCCACGACGATCTACGTCCCGGAGATCAAGTTCTACGACACCAAGTACGCCACCGACAAGAACCTGGAGACCAACGTCGCGAACCTGTTTGTCGCGGGGGACGGGGTCGGGAAGTCCCGCGGCATCATCGGCGCGGCGTTGAACGGTTGTCTTGCGGCCGAGGGGATCCTGCGGAAGGAAGGGAAGGGCTAA
- a CDS encoding zinc-dependent alcohol dehydrogenase family protein yields the protein MKAAVLDRAAPIGTSPLALRDIAAPSPGPGEIRVRVLACGICRTDLHVIEGELPGGKLPIVPGHQVVGIVDALGEGSARFPLGARVGIAWLAGTCGSCGFCAAGKENLCESSRYTGYHRDGGFAEFALAREDFAYRIPDGFPDAEAAPLLCAGIIGYRALSRAELPPGGSLAIYGFGSSAHIVLQLALRRGAEVYVCTRGAAHRELAREMGAAWAGEDPSEMPVRTDSAIIFAPAGELVPPALRALKKGGTLALAGIHMSDVPGMKYEECLFHEKNVRSVTANTRADGEGLLREAAAIPIRPKVATFPLQDANRALQLLKADQISGSGVLLIG from the coding sequence ATGAAGGCGGCGGTCCTCGACCGGGCCGCCCCGATCGGGACCTCCCCCCTTGCCCTGAGGGATATCGCCGCCCCCTCGCCCGGCCCCGGCGAGATCCGGGTCCGGGTTCTCGCCTGCGGCATCTGCCGGACCGACCTTCACGTGATCGAGGGAGAGCTGCCGGGCGGGAAACTGCCCATCGTCCCCGGCCACCAGGTCGTCGGGATCGTCGACGCCCTCGGGGAGGGGTCCGCCCGGTTCCCCCTGGGCGCCCGGGTGGGGATCGCGTGGCTCGCTGGCACCTGCGGATCCTGCGGCTTCTGCGCCGCAGGGAAGGAGAACCTGTGCGAATCGTCCCGGTACACCGGGTACCACCGGGACGGCGGCTTCGCCGAGTTCGCGCTCGCGCGGGAGGACTTCGCCTACCGGATCCCCGACGGCTTCCCGGATGCCGAGGCGGCGCCGCTCCTCTGCGCGGGGATCATCGGCTACCGCGCGCTCTCCCGCGCGGAGCTGCCGCCCGGCGGATCGCTGGCCATCTACGGATTCGGCTCCTCCGCGCACATCGTCCTCCAGCTCGCCCTGCGCCGCGGCGCTGAAGTCTACGTCTGCACGCGGGGCGCCGCCCACCGGGAGCTGGCGAGGGAGATGGGCGCCGCATGGGCGGGGGAAGACCCCTCGGAGATGCCGGTGCGGACCGACTCCGCCATCATCTTCGCCCCCGCCGGAGAGCTGGTCCCCCCCGCGCTGCGCGCGCTGAAGAAGGGCGGCACCCTGGCGCTGGCGGGGATCCACATGAGCGATGTGCCCGGGATGAAGTACGAGGAGTGCCTGTTCCACGAAAAGAACGTCCGCAGCGTGACGGCGAACACCCGCGCGGACGGCGAGGGGCTGCTGCGCGAGGCGGCGGCGATCCCCATCCGCCCGAAGGTCGCCACTTTCCCCCTCCAGGACGCCAACCGGGCGCTGCAGCTCCTGAAGGCGGACCAGATCTCCGGCTCCGGCGTGCTGCTGATCGGTTAG
- a CDS encoding CBS and ACT domain-containing protein encodes MFVARRMQKNPVTMSPATSLYEAQEMMRARRILQIPVTSEDGRLVGILSDRDIRGTVLPVGMIPGFTAEEAEKFLKNTPVERVMTRKVITATLTDTLEDAIGLLLNYKINSLPVVDDENRVVGIISRTNVLEAFIEVTGMGVVSSRLDVVVPDKPGALAQLVGIISSFQVNITSVLTTGHLESGAMTNFLRIATLNVGPIRKAIEEAGFELLDPSKFLSR; translated from the coding sequence ATGTTCGTCGCTCGCAGAATGCAGAAGAACCCCGTCACGATGTCCCCTGCCACGTCGTTGTACGAAGCGCAGGAGATGATGCGGGCCCGCCGCATACTGCAGATCCCGGTGACGTCGGAGGACGGCAGGCTCGTGGGGATCCTCTCCGACCGGGACATCCGCGGGACCGTCCTTCCGGTAGGGATGATCCCCGGATTCACCGCGGAGGAAGCGGAAAAGTTCCTCAAGAACACCCCCGTGGAGAGGGTGATGACCCGCAAGGTGATCACCGCCACCCTCACCGACACCCTCGAGGACGCGATCGGCCTGCTGCTGAATTACAAGATCAATTCGCTGCCCGTCGTCGACGACGAAAACCGGGTCGTAGGCATCATCTCGAGGACCAACGTACTCGAGGCGTTCATCGAGGTCACGGGGATGGGCGTGGTGAGCTCCCGGCTCGACGTGGTCGTCCCGGACAAACCGGGCGCCCTGGCGCAGCTCGTCGGGATCATCAGCTCGTTCCAGGTGAACATCACGAGCGTCCTGACGACGGGACACCTCGAATCCGGTGCGATGACGAACTTCCTGCGGATCGCGACGCTGAACGTGGGGCCGATCCGGAAAGCCATCGAAGAGGCGGGGTTCGAGCTTCTCGACCCGTCGAAATTCCTTTCGAGATGA
- a CDS encoding histone deacetylase, translated as MKRLGIVYHPDYLLHVPPFEHPESPERLQAVMERLEKAKLLEKTAQITPEFADEGDVLAVHDRKYLDQLEKACRRGDMTLDAGDTYLCRHSYNISLLSAGGAIAGAKAVAEGSLDRVFCAIRPPGHHASRDVGMGFCLLNNVAVAAKYLQARFDVGKILIVDWDVHHGNGTQSVFLEDPSVFFFSVHEHPTFIYPGTGRRWEIGKGKGEGATLNAPMAPGSGDDEYRVVFDQVLTPAVERFRPEFVLVSAGFDAHADDPLADIRLSYEGYRYMTRAVIGLAERFCGGKLVSVLEGGYEISSLTNCIEIHVREMLEE; from the coding sequence CGCCCGAGCGCCTCCAGGCCGTCATGGAGCGGCTGGAGAAAGCGAAACTGCTCGAGAAGACGGCGCAGATCACGCCGGAGTTCGCGGACGAGGGAGACGTCCTCGCGGTGCACGACCGGAAATACCTGGATCAACTTGAAAAAGCGTGCCGGCGGGGGGACATGACGCTCGACGCGGGAGACACATACCTGTGCCGTCATTCCTATAATATCTCGCTCCTGTCGGCGGGGGGGGCCATAGCGGGCGCGAAGGCGGTGGCGGAAGGATCCCTGGACCGCGTCTTCTGCGCCATCCGTCCTCCCGGGCACCATGCCAGCCGGGACGTCGGAATGGGGTTCTGCCTCCTCAACAACGTCGCCGTCGCGGCGAAATACCTCCAGGCCCGGTTCGACGTCGGCAAGATCCTCATCGTCGACTGGGATGTCCATCACGGAAACGGAACCCAGAGCGTCTTCCTCGAGGACCCGTCCGTGTTCTTTTTCAGCGTCCACGAACACCCCACCTTCATTTATCCCGGGACCGGCCGAAGGTGGGAGATCGGCAAGGGAAAGGGGGAGGGGGCCACGCTGAACGCCCCGATGGCCCCGGGATCGGGGGACGACGAGTACCGGGTGGTCTTCGACCAGGTCCTTACCCCCGCGGTGGAGCGGTTCCGGCCGGAGTTCGTCCTTGTGTCCGCCGGATTCGACGCCCATGCCGACGACCCGCTCGCGGACATCCGGCTCTCCTACGAAGGATACCGGTACATGACCCGCGCGGTGATCGGGCTGGCGGAGCGGTTCTGCGGCGGAAAGCTGGTATCCGTGCTCGAAGGGGGGTACGAGATCTCGTCCCTCACGAACTGCATAGAAATCCACGTCCGGGAGATGCTCGAGGAATGA